A stretch of the Fusobacterium varium genome encodes the following:
- a CDS encoding 1-deoxy-D-xylulose-5-phosphate synthase, with amino-acid sequence MYLEKINNPKDLNKMNMEELKKLADEMRTALLNRLSKTGGHIGPNLGMIEAIIAMHYVFNSPIDKFVFDVSHQSYPHKMLTGRKDAYLYEKHFHDVSGYTNPDESKHDIFNIGHTSTSISLASGLAKARDLKNDNENIIAVIGDGSLSGGEALEGLDFAGELNSNFIIVVNDNDMSIAENHGGLYKNLKKLRESNGTHECNLFKAMGLDYIYENDGNNIEKLIETFSKVKDIDHPIVVHINTQKGKGYKFAEENKENWHWNFPFDIETGNVSLNFDEDYSSITGDYLLNKMKKDHKVTAVVAGVPTNIGFTAEKRKEAGKQFVDVGIAEEHAVAMVSGIAKNGCKPVFATYSSFIQRTYDQISQDLCINNNPATILVNGASIYSMNDVTHLGIFDIPLISNIPNIVYLAPTSKEEYLAMLDWSIEQSQYPVAIRIPSNGVISDNRNIDTDYSNINKYKMEIKGNKVAILALGDFYQLGEEVSKEIEKELKFIPTLINPRYITGLDKDMLKDLLSNHDMVITLEDGILNGGFGEKVSAFYGTSDIKVKNYGFKKEFIDRYDVDEILKENGITKEQIVKDILSCNIL; translated from the coding sequence ATGTATTTAGAAAAAATAAACAACCCAAAAGATTTAAATAAAATGAATATGGAAGAGTTAAAAAAACTGGCAGATGAAATGAGAACAGCTCTTCTTAACAGACTGAGTAAAACTGGAGGACATATAGGACCTAATTTAGGAATGATTGAAGCTATCATTGCTATGCATTATGTTTTTAATTCTCCAATAGATAAATTTGTATTTGATGTGTCTCACCAAAGTTATCCACACAAAATGCTGACAGGAAGAAAAGATGCTTATTTGTATGAAAAACATTTTCATGATGTTTCAGGTTATACAAATCCTGATGAAAGTAAACATGATATATTTAATATTGGTCATACTTCAACATCTATAAGTTTAGCTTCTGGGCTGGCAAAAGCAAGAGATTTAAAAAATGATAATGAAAATATTATTGCTGTAATTGGTGATGGTTCTCTAAGTGGTGGAGAAGCATTAGAAGGATTGGACTTTGCTGGAGAATTAAACAGTAATTTTATTATTGTTGTCAATGATAATGATATGTCTATTGCAGAAAATCATGGTGGATTATATAAAAATTTAAAAAAATTAAGAGAAAGCAATGGAACTCATGAGTGTAATCTTTTCAAAGCAATGGGCTTAGACTATATTTATGAGAACGATGGAAATAATATTGAAAAATTGATTGAAACATTCTCAAAAGTAAAAGATATAGATCATCCAATAGTTGTTCATATCAATACTCAAAAAGGTAAGGGGTATAAATTCGCTGAAGAAAATAAAGAAAATTGGCATTGGAATTTCCCATTTGATATAGAAACTGGAAATGTATCATTAAACTTTGACGAAGACTATAGTTCAATAACTGGAGATTATTTATTAAATAAAATGAAAAAAGATCATAAAGTAACTGCTGTTGTTGCTGGAGTTCCAACTAACATTGGATTTACAGCAGAAAAGAGAAAAGAAGCAGGAAAACAATTTGTAGATGTAGGAATTGCTGAGGAACATGCTGTTGCTATGGTTTCAGGGATTGCTAAAAATGGCTGCAAACCAGTATTCGCAACATATTCCAGCTTCATTCAAAGAACATATGATCAGATATCACAAGATTTATGTATTAACAATAATCCTGCAACTATATTAGTAAATGGTGCATCTATATACAGTATGAATGATGTTACACATTTAGGTATTTTTGATATTCCATTAATTTCAAACATTCCAAATATTGTTTATCTGGCACCTACTTCTAAAGAGGAATATCTAGCTATGCTGGATTGGAGTATAGAACAATCTCAATATCCTGTGGCAATTCGTATCCCAAGTAATGGAGTTATATCAGATAACAGGAATATTGATACTGATTACAGCAATATCAATAAATATAAAATGGAAATAAAAGGAAATAAAGTAGCTATACTTGCTTTAGGAGATTTTTATCAATTAGGAGAGGAAGTATCAAAGGAAATAGAAAAGGAATTAAAATTTATACCAACATTGATTAATCCAAGATATATTACAGGGTTAGATAAAGACATGCTTAAGGATCTATTAAGTAATCATGATATGGTTATTACTCTTGAAGATGGTATTTTAAATGGAGGATTTGGAGAAAAAGTATCAGCCTTCTATGGAACATCAGATATTAAAGTTAAAAATTATGGTTTCAAAAAAGAATTTATTGACAGATATGATGTAGATGAAATTCTAAAAGAAAATGGAATTACTAAAGAACAAATAGTTAAAGATATTCTCAGCTGCAATATATTATAA